Proteins encoded in a region of the Pseudomonas denitrificans (nom. rej.) genome:
- the leuB gene encoding 3-isopropylmalate dehydrogenase → MSKQILVLPGDGIGPEIMAEAVKVLELANDKFALGFELTEDLIGGAAIDKHGVPLADETLERARNSDAVLLGAVGGPKWDKIERDIRPERGLLKIRSQLGLFGNLRPAILYPQLADASSLKPEVVAGLDILIVRELTGGIYFGQPREQRVLENGERQAYDTLPYSESEIRRIARVGFDMARVRNKKLCSVDKANVLASSQLWREVVEEVAKDYPDIELSHMYVDNAAMQLVRAPKQFDVMVTDNMFGDILSDEASMLTGSIGMLPSASLDSNNKGMYEPCHGSAPDIAGKGIANPLATILSVSMMLRYTFNEGAAADAIEKAVSLVLDQGLRTGDIWSEGCTRVGTREMGDAVVAALRNL, encoded by the coding sequence ATGAGCAAACAGATTCTGGTTCTCCCCGGCGACGGCATCGGCCCGGAAATCATGGCCGAAGCGGTCAAGGTGCTGGAGCTGGCCAACGACAAGTTCGCCCTGGGCTTCGAACTGACCGAAGACTTGATCGGCGGCGCCGCCATCGACAAGCACGGCGTACCGCTGGCCGACGAGACCCTGGAGCGCGCGCGCAACTCCGACGCGGTGCTGCTGGGCGCCGTGGGCGGCCCGAAATGGGACAAGATCGAGCGTGACATCCGCCCCGAGCGCGGCCTGCTGAAGATCCGCTCGCAACTGGGCCTGTTCGGCAACCTGCGTCCGGCCATCCTCTATCCGCAACTGGCCGATGCCTCCAGCCTGAAGCCCGAAGTGGTCGCCGGCCTGGACATCCTCATCGTGCGCGAGCTGACCGGCGGCATCTACTTCGGCCAACCGCGCGAGCAGCGCGTGCTGGAGAACGGCGAGCGCCAGGCGTACGACACCCTGCCGTACAGCGAAAGCGAAATCCGCCGCATCGCCCGTGTCGGCTTCGACATGGCCCGCGTGCGCAACAAGAAGCTGTGCTCGGTGGACAAGGCCAACGTCCTGGCTTCCAGCCAGCTGTGGCGCGAAGTGGTCGAGGAAGTCGCCAAGGACTACCCGGACATCGAGCTGTCGCACATGTACGTCGACAACGCCGCCATGCAGCTGGTCCGCGCACCCAAGCAGTTCGACGTGATGGTCACCGACAACATGTTCGGCGACATCCTGTCGGATGAGGCTTCCATGCTCACCGGCTCCATCGGCATGCTGCCTTCTGCCTCGCTGGATTCGAACAACAAGGGCATGTACGAGCCTTGCCACGGTTCCGCGCCGGACATCGCCGGCAAGGGCATCGCCAATCCGCTGGCGACCATCCTCTCGGTCTCGATGATGCTGCGTTACACCTTCAACGAAGGCGCCGCCGCCGACGCCATCGAGAAAGCCGTGAGCCTGGTGCTCGACCAGGGCCTGCGTACCGGTGACATCTGGTCCGAAGGCTGCACCAGGGTCGGTACCCGCGAAATGGGCGACGCGGTAGTCGCAGCACTGCGGAATCTGTAA
- the asd gene encoding aspartate-semialdehyde dehydrogenase, with amino-acid sequence MKRVGLIGWRGMVGSVLMQRMLEERDFDLIEPVFFTTSNVGGEGPSIGKDIAPLKDAYSIEELKTLDVILTCQGGDYTSEVFPKLREAGWQGYWIDAASSLRMQDDAVIVLDPVNRKVIDNSLDAGTKNYIGGNCTVSLMLMALGGLFEAGLVEWMSAMTYQAASGAGAQNMRELIKQMGAINASVADDLANPSSAILDIDRKVAEAIRSDAMPTENFGAPLAGSLIPWIDKELPNGQSREEWKGQAETNKILGRFKNPIPVDGICVRIGAMRCHSQALTIKLNKDVPIADIEGLISQHNPWVKLIPNQREISMRELTPAAVTGTLSVPVGRLRKLNMGTQYLGAFTVGDQLLWGAAEPLRRMLRILLER; translated from the coding sequence ATGAAGCGTGTAGGTCTGATCGGTTGGCGTGGCATGGTGGGTTCGGTGCTCATGCAGCGGATGCTGGAAGAGCGGGACTTCGACCTGATCGAGCCGGTGTTCTTCACCACCTCCAACGTGGGTGGCGAAGGTCCGTCCATTGGCAAGGACATTGCCCCCCTGAAGGACGCCTACAGCATCGAGGAACTGAAAACCCTCGACGTCATCCTGACCTGCCAGGGCGGCGACTACACCAGCGAAGTCTTCCCCAAGCTGCGCGAAGCCGGCTGGCAGGGCTACTGGATCGACGCCGCTTCCAGCCTGCGCATGCAGGATGACGCGGTCATCGTCCTCGACCCGGTGAACCGCAAGGTCATCGACAACTCGCTGGATGCCGGCACCAAGAACTACATCGGCGGCAACTGCACCGTCAGCCTGATGCTGATGGCCCTGGGCGGCCTGTTCGAAGCCGGCCTGGTCGAGTGGATGAGCGCCATGACCTACCAGGCGGCCTCGGGTGCCGGCGCGCAGAACATGCGCGAGCTGATCAAGCAGATGGGCGCCATCAACGCTTCCGTCGCCGATGACCTGGCCAACCCGTCCAGCGCCATCCTCGACATCGACCGCAAGGTCGCCGAAGCCATCCGCAGCGACGCCATGCCCACCGAGAACTTCGGCGCGCCGCTGGCCGGCAGCCTGATCCCGTGGATCGACAAGGAGCTGCCCAACGGCCAGAGCCGCGAAGAGTGGAAAGGCCAGGCCGAGACCAACAAGATCCTCGGCCGCTTCAAGAACCCGATCCCGGTGGACGGCATCTGCGTGCGCATCGGCGCCATGCGCTGCCACAGCCAGGCGCTGACCATCAAGCTGAACAAGGATGTGCCCATCGCGGACATCGAAGGCCTGATCAGCCAGCACAACCCCTGGGTCAAGCTGATCCCGAACCAGCGCGAGATCAGCATGCGCGAACTGACTCCTGCGGCCGTCACCGGCACCCTGAGCGTTCCGGTTGGCCGTCTGCGCAAGCTCAACATGGGCACTCAGTACCTGGGCGCCTTCACCGTGGGCGACCAGCTGCTGTGGGGCGCCGCCGAGCCGCTGCGCCGCATGCTGCGCATCCTGCTCGAGCGTTGA
- a CDS encoding class I SAM-dependent methyltransferase yields the protein MTESRHEQVVQRQFGAQANAYLTSAVHAQGEEFAQLRERLSATTGARVLDLGCGAGHVSFNVAPLAGEVVAYDLSQQMLDVVASAAAERGLGNIATRCGAAEQLPFEDGEFDFVFSRYSAHHWRDVGQALREVRRVLKPGGVVCFIDVAAPGLPLLDTYLQTVEVLRDTSHVRDYSPSEWARLVGEAGLAVTAQKRQRLRLEFTSWVERMRTPEVMRQAIRALQLSMGIEVREYFEIDAEGSFSTDVLVLWAER from the coding sequence ATGACCGAGAGTCGTCACGAGCAAGTGGTCCAGCGCCAGTTCGGCGCCCAGGCCAACGCTTACCTGACCAGCGCCGTACACGCCCAGGGCGAGGAATTCGCCCAGCTGCGCGAGCGACTGTCGGCGACTACCGGTGCGCGCGTGCTCGATCTGGGGTGCGGGGCAGGGCATGTGAGCTTCAATGTCGCGCCGCTGGCCGGCGAGGTGGTGGCCTACGACCTGTCCCAGCAGATGCTCGACGTGGTGGCCTCGGCCGCCGCCGAGCGCGGCCTGGGCAACATCGCCACGCGCTGTGGTGCCGCCGAGCAGTTGCCGTTCGAGGATGGTGAGTTCGACTTCGTCTTCAGCCGCTATTCCGCGCACCACTGGCGGGATGTCGGCCAGGCGCTGCGCGAAGTGCGCCGGGTGCTCAAGCCGGGCGGCGTGGTGTGCTTCATCGATGTCGCGGCGCCGGGCTTGCCTCTGCTGGACACCTATCTGCAGACTGTCGAGGTCTTGCGCGACACCAGCCATGTGCGTGACTACTCCCCGTCGGAGTGGGCGCGTTTAGTGGGTGAGGCGGGTCTTGCGGTGACTGCGCAGAAGCGCCAGCGCCTGCGCCTGGAGTTCACTTCCTGGGTCGAGCGCATGCGCACCCCCGAGGTGATGCGCCAGGCCATTCGTGCCCTGCAGCTTTCGATGGGCATTGAGGTGCGCGAGTATTTCGAGATCGACGCCGAGGGTTCCTTCAGCACCGACGTGCTGGTGCTCTGGGCGGAGCGCTGA
- a CDS encoding sensor domain-containing protein, with protein sequence MSRDPHTPPHASDGQDKFAKAFHTAPDAMVITDRDSGKFLELNASFVDHFGWSREEALGRTSVQLGLWHSLDERQRMLDKITAERQIDGFDVTLITRTGEVRSARVYGCQIEQDGRPCLVLTVRDITRMRAQERALRDSQERLDLALDSAQLGIWDWHIPSGLLYGSARAAVLHELPDRDFHGPFGEFFACVDKSDRQRMRQAYARLARGPESDYQFTYRAQLDSGEVRYLESRARLYRDARDKPLRMAGTLLDITERVLRERSLQASEEKFASLFQGSPDPICVSRVRDGEFVEVNPSFCRTFGWLAEDIIGRSSHQVTFWADHHQRSRLFEQLMRDHSLQNVEVQFLTREGQTITCMVASRLIWVDRQLCILSSFRDVTRRLQAEAALKASQEKFAKAFHSSPDAITITERATGRYIEVNEGFHRLTGYRTDEVIGQTSLGINIWADPDERLNMIAALNRDGFVHHLEMRGRHRDGTIKTVDVSVEPIELGGVDCLLLTARDTSELREAEARIQHLAYHDALTDLPNRALLMDRLKQQIALLQRHSLRGALLFLDLDHFKHINDSLGHSVGDSILQMVTARLEASVRQEDTVARLGGDEFVVLITGIEGSRLETAQQVRQLAEKLRDLLAEPMLLDGHRLQITPSIGIALIPDDGATPDDLLKRADIAMYRAKDAGRNTVQLFHESMQQAASERLRLENGLRMALARREFNLHYQPQVDARDSRIVGAEALLRWRHPTRGPQSPASFIRVLEDSGLIVEVGQWVLEEACRTGARLLAEGRIDVENFSLSVNISPRQFRQSEFVERLLALLHKTRLPPSLLKLEITEGIVIQQLDDTIARMERLREAGVQFAMDDFGTGYSSLTYLKRLPVDSLKIDQSFVRDAPNDSNDAEIVRAIIAMGHSLGLELVAEGVETPEQLALLAEQGCHLYQGYLFGRPVPLEDFIALLPRNDTQQAT encoded by the coding sequence ATGAGCCGCGATCCGCACACGCCCCCGCACGCCTCCGACGGACAGGACAAGTTCGCCAAAGCCTTTCATACCGCGCCCGACGCCATGGTCATCACCGACCGGGACAGCGGAAAATTCCTCGAGCTCAATGCCAGTTTCGTCGACCACTTCGGCTGGAGCCGCGAAGAAGCCCTCGGCCGCACCTCGGTTCAACTCGGCCTCTGGCACAGCCTCGACGAACGCCAGCGGATGCTCGACAAGATCACCGCCGAGCGGCAGATCGACGGCTTCGACGTCACCCTCATCACCCGTACCGGCGAAGTCCGCAGTGCCCGCGTCTATGGCTGCCAGATCGAACAGGACGGCCGCCCCTGCCTGGTGCTGACCGTCCGCGACATCACCCGCATGCGCGCCCAGGAACGCGCCCTGCGTGACAGCCAGGAGCGCCTGGACCTGGCACTGGACTCCGCGCAACTGGGCATCTGGGACTGGCACATCCCCAGCGGCCTGCTCTACGGCTCGGCCCGCGCCGCCGTGCTGCACGAATTGCCTGACCGGGACTTCCACGGCCCCTTCGGCGAGTTCTTCGCCTGTGTCGACAAGTCCGACCGCCAGCGCATGCGCCAGGCCTACGCCCGGCTCGCCCGCGGCCCGGAGAGCGACTACCAGTTCACCTACCGCGCGCAACTCGACTCCGGCGAAGTGCGCTACCTGGAAAGCCGCGCGCGGCTCTACCGCGACGCCCGCGACAAACCGCTGCGCATGGCCGGCACCCTGCTCGACATCACCGAACGCGTGCTGCGCGAACGCAGCCTGCAGGCCTCGGAGGAGAAATTCGCCAGCCTGTTCCAGGGCAGCCCGGACCCGATCTGTGTGTCGAGAGTGCGCGACGGCGAGTTCGTCGAAGTGAACCCGAGTTTCTGCCGCACCTTCGGCTGGCTCGCCGAGGACATCATCGGCCGCTCGTCCCACCAGGTGACTTTCTGGGCCGATCACCACCAGCGCTCGCGACTGTTCGAGCAACTGATGCGCGACCATTCGCTGCAGAACGTCGAAGTGCAGTTCCTCACCCGCGAAGGCCAGACCATCACCTGCATGGTCGCCAGCCGGCTGATCTGGGTCGACCGCCAGCTGTGCATCCTCTCCAGCTTCCGCGACGTCACCCGCCGGCTGCAGGCCGAGGCCGCACTCAAGGCCAGCCAGGAGAAGTTCGCCAAGGCATTCCACTCCAGCCCCGACGCCATCACCATCACCGAGCGCGCGACCGGCCGCTACATCGAGGTCAACGAAGGTTTCCACCGCCTGACCGGCTACCGCACCGACGAGGTGATCGGCCAAACCTCCCTGGGCATCAATATCTGGGCCGATCCCGACGAGCGCCTGAACATGATCGCCGCGCTGAACCGCGACGGCTTCGTCCACCACCTGGAAATGCGCGGCCGCCACCGCGACGGCACGATCAAGACGGTGGACGTGTCGGTAGAACCGATCGAACTGGGCGGGGTGGACTGCCTGCTGCTCACCGCCCGCGATACCAGTGAGCTGCGCGAGGCCGAGGCGCGCATCCAGCACCTGGCCTACCACGACGCCCTGACCGACCTGCCCAACCGCGCCCTGCTGATGGACCGCCTCAAGCAGCAGATCGCCCTGCTGCAACGCCACAGCCTGCGCGGCGCGCTGCTGTTCCTCGACCTCGACCACTTCAAGCACATCAACGACTCGCTCGGCCACTCGGTCGGTGACTCCATCCTGCAGATGGTCACCGCGCGCCTGGAAGCCAGCGTGCGCCAGGAAGACACCGTGGCGCGCCTGGGCGGCGACGAATTCGTGGTGCTGATCACCGGCATCGAGGGCAGCCGCCTGGAAACCGCCCAGCAGGTGCGCCAGCTGGCGGAAAAACTCCGCGACCTGCTGGCCGAACCCATGCTGCTGGACGGCCATCGGCTGCAGATCACCCCGAGCATCGGCATCGCGCTGATTCCCGACGACGGCGCGACCCCGGACGACCTGCTCAAGCGCGCCGACATCGCCATGTACCGCGCCAAGGACGCCGGACGGAACACCGTGCAGCTGTTCCACGAATCCATGCAGCAGGCCGCCAGCGAGCGCCTGCGCCTGGAGAACGGCCTGCGCATGGCCCTCGCCCGCCGCGAGTTCAACCTGCACTACCAGCCGCAGGTGGACGCCCGCGATTCACGCATCGTCGGCGCCGAGGCGCTGCTGCGCTGGCGCCACCCGACTCGCGGCCCGCAATCGCCGGCCAGCTTCATCCGCGTGCTGGAGGACAGCGGGCTGATCGTCGAAGTGGGCCAGTGGGTACTCGAGGAAGCCTGTCGCACCGGTGCGCGGCTGCTCGCCGAGGGCCGCATCGACGTCGAGAATTTCAGCCTGAGCGTGAACATCAGCCCCCGGCAGTTCCGCCAGAGCGAATTCGTCGAGCGCCTGCTGGCCCTGCTGCACAAGACCCGGCTGCCGCCCAGCCTGCTGAAACTGGAGATCACCGAGGGCATCGTGATCCAGCAACTGGACGACACCATCGCGCGCATGGAGCGCCTGCGCGAAGCCGGCGTGCAGTTCGCCATGGATGACTTCGGCACCGGCTACTCCTCGCTGACCTACCTCAAGCGCCTGCCGGTGGACAGCCTGAAGATCGACCAGAGCTTCGTGCGTGACGCCCCCAACGACAGCAACGACGCAGAGATCGTCCGCGCCATCATCGCCATGGGGCACAGCCTCGGGCTGGAGCTGGTGGCCGAAGGGGTGGAAACCCCGGAGCAGCTGGCGCTGCTGGCGGAACAGGGTTGCCATCTGTACCAGGGCTACCTGTTCGGCCGACCGGTACCGCTGGAGGACTTCATCGCCCTGCTGCCCCGCAACGATACCCAGCAGGCAACCTGA
- the leuD gene encoding 3-isopropylmalate dehydratase small subunit yields the protein MKAFTQHTGLVAPLDRANVDTDQIIPKQFLKSIKRTGFGPNLFDEWRYLDVGQPNQDNSKRPVNKDFVLNFPRFQGASVLLARENFGCGSSREHAPWALDEYGFRTVIAPSFADIFFNNSFKNGLLPIILKDEEVDELFAQCEATEGYQLTVDLAAQTVTRPDGKQYSFDVDAFRKHCLLNGLDDIGLTLQDADAIRSFETGYKQNQPWLFRDA from the coding sequence ATGAAAGCCTTTACCCAGCACACTGGTCTCGTTGCGCCGCTCGACCGTGCCAACGTCGACACCGACCAGATCATCCCCAAGCAATTCCTCAAGTCGATCAAGCGCACCGGCTTCGGCCCGAACCTGTTCGACGAGTGGCGCTACCTCGACGTCGGCCAGCCGAACCAGGACAACTCCAAGCGTCCGGTGAACAAGGACTTCGTCCTCAACTTCCCGCGCTTCCAGGGCGCCAGCGTGCTGCTGGCCCGTGAGAACTTCGGTTGCGGCTCCTCCCGCGAGCACGCGCCGTGGGCGCTGGACGAGTACGGCTTCCGTACTGTGATCGCGCCGAGCTTCGCCGACATCTTCTTCAACAACAGCTTCAAGAACGGCCTGCTGCCGATCATCCTGAAGGACGAGGAAGTCGACGAGCTGTTCGCCCAGTGCGAAGCCACCGAGGGTTACCAACTGACCGTCGACCTCGCCGCGCAGACCGTGACCCGCCCGGACGGCAAGCAGTACAGCTTCGACGTGGACGCGTTCCGCAAGCACTGCCTGCTCAACGGCCTGGACGACATCGGCCTGACCCTGCAGGACGCCGATGCGATCCGCAGTTTTGAAACCGGCTACAAGCAGAACCAGCCTTGGTTGTTCCGCGACGCCTGA
- a CDS encoding YkvI family membrane protein, producing MKTSLKLGGAYIGLVVGVGFASGQEILQFFGGFGIMGLAGALVALALFAFLLMNLYQIGSRLQTQSHKEAMEYICGKPLGRVVDLMLTFFLFGTMVVMFAGANSSFEQQLGIGHSIGGMVLGVLTIITVCLGLKRVITLMSLITPVLMVIVAIIAVYALTHIQKPLAELEQIALAVPHPAPNWLLGALLYVSYNVAATAAAVVVMGGSVANLRTAAMGGVFGGIGVGVLILAMALVMLVQIDVIGGSAIPTLLLSNNIAPWFGDVMLALLLVKLYCTTSGFAYTLAARCVAYGVPFRVATVVAVVLAFIASQVGFVKLVGLVYPAMGYLGFVLMAAIVVAWWRNRSAPLPDQQKA from the coding sequence ATGAAAACCAGTCTCAAGCTCGGCGGGGCCTACATCGGCCTGGTGGTGGGCGTCGGCTTCGCCTCGGGCCAGGAGATCCTCCAGTTCTTCGGCGGCTTCGGCATCATGGGCCTGGCCGGCGCGCTGGTGGCGCTGGCGCTGTTCGCCTTCCTGCTGATGAACCTCTACCAGATCGGCAGCCGTCTGCAGACCCAGTCGCACAAGGAAGCCATGGAGTACATCTGTGGCAAACCGCTGGGCCGCGTCGTCGACCTGATGCTGACCTTCTTCCTGTTCGGCACCATGGTGGTGATGTTCGCCGGCGCCAACTCCTCCTTCGAGCAGCAACTGGGCATCGGCCACTCCATCGGCGGCATGGTCCTCGGCGTGCTGACCATCATCACCGTGTGCCTGGGCCTGAAGCGGGTGATCACCCTGATGAGCCTGATCACACCGGTGCTGATGGTCATCGTGGCCATCATCGCCGTCTACGCGTTGACGCATATCCAGAAGCCGCTGGCGGAGCTGGAGCAGATTGCCCTGGCGGTGCCGCACCCGGCGCCCAACTGGCTGCTCGGCGCGCTGCTCTACGTCTCCTACAACGTCGCGGCCACCGCAGCGGCCGTGGTGGTGATGGGCGGCAGCGTGGCCAATCTGCGCACCGCGGCAATGGGCGGCGTGTTCGGCGGCATCGGCGTGGGCGTGCTGATCCTCGCCATGGCCCTGGTGATGCTGGTGCAGATCGACGTGATCGGCGGCAGCGCCATTCCCACCCTGCTCCTGAGCAACAACATCGCGCCCTGGTTCGGCGATGTGATGCTGGCCCTGCTGCTGGTGAAGCTGTACTGCACCACCAGCGGATTTGCCTACACCCTGGCCGCGCGCTGCGTTGCCTACGGCGTACCCTTCCGCGTGGCGACCGTAGTCGCGGTGGTGCTTGCCTTCATCGCCAGCCAGGTCGGCTTCGTCAAGCTGGTGGGCCTGGTCTATCCGGCCATGGGTTACCTGGGCTTCGTGCTGATGGCGGCCATCGTCGTCGCCTGGTGGCGCAACCGCTCGGCGCCGCTGCCGGACCAGCAGAAGGCCTGA
- a CDS encoding RidA family protein produces the protein MSDIQRYPSSLPFPFSRAVKAGGFLFLSGQIPMTADGQVVKGDIQTQTEAVMTRIAESLEACGANYSQVVKATVWLSDMAHFAGFNEVYKRYFEQGLPVRSCVASALALGVDVEVEVQAYVGQA, from the coding sequence ATGAGCGATATCCAGCGTTACCCCAGCAGCCTGCCCTTCCCCTTCTCCCGCGCCGTCAAGGCCGGCGGCTTCCTGTTCCTGTCCGGGCAGATCCCGATGACCGCGGACGGCCAGGTGGTGAAAGGCGACATCCAGACCCAGACCGAAGCGGTGATGACCCGCATCGCCGAAAGCCTGGAAGCCTGCGGCGCCAACTACTCGCAGGTGGTGAAGGCCACCGTATGGCTGTCCGACATGGCGCACTTCGCCGGCTTCAACGAGGTGTACAAGCGCTACTTCGAACAGGGCCTGCCAGTGCGCTCCTGCGTGGCTTCGGCACTGGCGCTGGGCGTGGACGTCGAGGTGGAAGTCCAGGCCTACGTCGGCCAGGCGTGA
- a CDS encoding helix-turn-helix domain-containing protein, protein MSETAQALPKPQQLDRDEVGARLRAVRKQQKLTLKQLSDLSGVAVSTLSKMELAQVAVSYDKLAAAARALQVDIAQLFRPLPSVGGLMGLKTFVKTGIDNAAGYDTGGYEYYPIAGDFPQRSMTPLYARIFAREVGEFDDYVRHPGQEFAMVVAGRVRIQFETGESVCIGTRETAYFDSSIGHLYLNDGEADEAQVMVVMSELRPAQ, encoded by the coding sequence ATGAGCGAAACCGCCCAGGCACTACCCAAGCCCCAGCAACTGGATCGAGACGAAGTCGGTGCGCGTCTGCGGGCGGTTCGCAAGCAGCAGAAACTGACCCTGAAACAGCTCTCCGACCTGTCTGGCGTGGCGGTTTCCACCCTGTCGAAGATGGAGCTGGCACAGGTGGCGGTGAGCTACGACAAGCTGGCCGCCGCCGCCCGCGCCTTGCAGGTGGATATCGCTCAGTTGTTCCGCCCTTTGCCGTCCGTCGGCGGGCTGATGGGGCTGAAGACTTTCGTCAAGACTGGCATCGACAACGCTGCCGGTTACGACACCGGCGGCTACGAGTACTACCCCATCGCCGGCGATTTCCCGCAGCGCAGCATGACGCCGCTGTACGCGCGCATCTTTGCCCGCGAGGTGGGTGAGTTCGATGATTACGTCCGCCACCCCGGCCAGGAGTTCGCCATGGTGGTGGCCGGTCGTGTGCGCATCCAGTTCGAGACGGGCGAGTCGGTGTGCATCGGGACGCGCGAGACGGCCTATTTCGACAGCAGCATTGGCCACCTCTACCTCAACGACGGCGAGGCCGACGAAGCGCAGGTGATGGTGGTGATGTCGGAGTTGCGGCCCGCGCAATAG
- a CDS encoding NAD(P)/FAD-dependent oxidoreductase: MSHFDFVIIGAGIAGASLAYRLSETHKVLVLEREEQPGYHSTGRSAAMFMEAYGTPQIQALTRASRAFYENPPAGFSEHPILTPRGCLYVGGPEHLELLKQAEATPGVKRISTEQALEFLPVLRADAIIGALYEPDARDLDVHALHQGYLRALRQRGGELRCDRELLSADYADGAWTLELSQGETVQAAQLVNAAGAWADHVAERCGIRPVGLQPCRRTAFTFPVPDGLDISRWPTVIGIDESFYFKPDAGQLLGSPANADPVEAQDVQPEELDIALGVYHIEEHTTLAIRRPNHSWAGLRSFVADGDLVIGQDAQNPAFFWLAAQGGYGIQSADGVSRLAQSLLLGQPLPESLRQEGVDPQRLSPARLR, translated from the coding sequence GTGAGCCATTTCGATTTCGTCATCATCGGTGCCGGCATTGCTGGCGCCTCCCTCGCCTACCGCTTGAGCGAGACGCACAAGGTGCTGGTGCTGGAGCGCGAAGAGCAGCCCGGCTACCACTCCACCGGGCGCTCCGCCGCCATGTTCATGGAGGCCTACGGTACGCCGCAGATCCAGGCGCTGACCCGCGCCAGCCGAGCCTTCTACGAGAACCCGCCAGCCGGCTTCAGCGAGCACCCGATCCTCACTCCGCGCGGCTGCCTGTACGTCGGCGGCCCGGAACACCTCGAGCTGCTCAAGCAGGCCGAAGCCACGCCCGGCGTCAAGCGCATCAGCACCGAACAGGCGCTGGAATTCCTCCCCGTCCTGCGCGCCGACGCCATCATCGGCGCACTCTACGAGCCGGACGCCCGCGACCTCGACGTGCATGCGCTGCACCAGGGCTACCTGCGCGCGCTGCGCCAGCGCGGCGGCGAACTGCGCTGCGACCGCGAGCTGCTGTCGGCTGACTATGCCGATGGCGCGTGGACGCTCGAACTCAGCCAGGGCGAAACCGTCCAGGCCGCGCAGCTGGTCAACGCCGCCGGCGCCTGGGCCGACCACGTGGCCGAGCGCTGCGGCATCCGTCCGGTGGGCCTGCAACCCTGCCGCCGCACCGCCTTCACCTTCCCGGTGCCCGACGGCTTGGACATCAGCCGCTGGCCGACGGTGATCGGCATCGACGAAAGCTTTTACTTCAAGCCGGACGCCGGCCAGTTGCTCGGTTCCCCCGCCAATGCCGACCCAGTGGAAGCGCAGGACGTGCAGCCCGAGGAACTCGACATCGCCCTGGGCGTTTACCACATCGAGGAACACACCACCCTGGCGATCCGTCGGCCGAACCACAGCTGGGCCGGCCTGCGCTCCTTCGTCGCCGACGGCGACCTGGTGATCGGCCAGGACGCGCAGAACCCGGCGTTCTTCTGGCTGGCCGCCCAGGGCGGCTACGGCATCCAGTCCGCCGATGGTGTGTCGCGCCTGGCCCAATCGCTGCTGCTCGGCCAGCCGCTGCCCGAATCCCTGCGCCAGGAAGGCGTCGACCCCCAGCGCCTGAGCCCGGCGCGCCTGCGTTGA
- a CDS encoding LysR family transcriptional regulator, which produces MDLTSLNTFLAIAESGSFSEAGERLHLTQPAVSKRIAALENQLGVRLFDRVGREVTLTESGRALLPRAYQILSVLDDTRRALTNLNGEVSGRLVLATSHHIGLHRLPPLLRAFTKAHPQVALDIQFCDSEVAYEEILHGRAELAVITLAPETAEPVRAVPVWDDPLDFVAAPEHPLSVQGPVFLADVARHPAVFPGGNTFTHHIVRRMFEAEGLTPNIGMSTNYMETIKMMVSIGLAWSVLPRTMLDDSVVRLPLQDIQLSRQLGYILHTERTLSNAARAFMRLLDAQAAGLAPVAA; this is translated from the coding sequence ATGGACCTGACCAGCCTCAACACCTTCCTCGCCATCGCCGAATCCGGCAGCTTCTCCGAAGCCGGCGAGCGCCTGCACCTGACCCAGCCAGCGGTGAGCAAGCGCATCGCCGCGCTGGAGAACCAGCTGGGAGTAAGGCTGTTCGACCGCGTCGGCCGCGAGGTGACCCTCACCGAGTCCGGCCGCGCCCTGCTACCGCGCGCCTACCAGATCCTCAGCGTGCTGGACGACACCCGTCGCGCCCTGACCAACCTGAACGGCGAAGTGAGCGGCCGGCTGGTCCTGGCCACCAGTCATCACATCGGCCTGCACCGACTGCCGCCGCTGCTGCGCGCCTTCACCAAGGCCCACCCGCAGGTGGCGCTGGATATCCAGTTCTGCGACTCGGAAGTGGCCTACGAAGAAATTCTCCATGGCCGCGCCGAACTGGCTGTGATCACCCTCGCCCCGGAAACCGCCGAACCGGTGCGCGCCGTGCCGGTGTGGGATGACCCGCTGGACTTCGTGGCCGCCCCCGAGCACCCGCTGTCGGTGCAGGGCCCGGTGTTCCTCGCCGACGTGGCGCGGCACCCGGCGGTGTTCCCCGGCGGCAACACATTCACCCACCACATAGTGCGGCGCATGTTCGAGGCCGAGGGCCTGACGCCGAACATCGGCATGAGCACCAACTACATGGAGACCATCAAGATGATGGTTTCCATCGGCCTGGCCTGGAGCGTCCTGCCGCGCACCATGCTCGATGACAGCGTCGTGCGCCTGCCACTGCAGGACATCCAGCTCAGCCGCCAGCTGGGCTACATCCTGCATACCGAACGCACGCTGTCCAACGCCGCGCGGGCCTTCATGCGCCTGCTCGACGCCCAGGCGGCCGGGCTTGCGCCTGTCGCGGCCTAA